The Cyanobacteria bacterium GSL.Bin1 DNA segment AAGAACGTTACAATTGTTGCGAATGGGTCTATTATCCTCAAGAAAGCCAAATGAGTGAATTGAGCAATCGCATCTGTATTTTAGGGGGAGGATTTGGTGGCTTGTATACCGCCCTACGCCTCAGCCAACTCCCTTGGGATCACTACGGTATCCCAGAAGTCACCTTAGTCGATCAGCGCGATCGGTTTTTGTTTACGCCTCTTCTCTACGAATTACTCACCGGTGAGTTGCAAACTTGGGAAATTGCTCCCCCTTTTACCGAAATTTTAGCTGATACTAATATTCAGTTTGTCCAAGGAACCGTCACAGATATTAATGTTAAGACGCAACAAGTTCAACTGGTCGATCAAGCCCCATTAAATTACGACTCGTTAGTTTTAGCGATGGGGGGTAGAACACCGATGGAAATGGTTCCGGGTGCAGCTGAATTTGCCTTTCCCTTTCATAGCTTAGAAGATGCTTATCACCTAGAAGAGAAACTGCGCTTTCTCGAACAAAGCAATCCAGATAAAATTCGGATTGCAATTGTGGGTGGGGGCTATAGTGGCGTTGAATTAGCCTGTAAGTTGCGAGATCGAATCGAAGATTCGGTGTCCCTTCGGGACAATCGCGTTGGCAATCGGGCGCGGATTCGGATTGTGGAACGGGGAGAGATGATTTTGAAAACCTCTCCAGACTTTAACCGCGAAACCGCCCAAAAAGCCCTATCGGATCGGCAAATTTGGATCGATACGGAAACCAGTGTAGAAGCGATTACCAAGGACGAAATCACCTTACTCTATAAAGGACAAAGTGATGTTATCCCAGTAGATATCGTGGCTTGGACCGT contains these protein-coding regions:
- a CDS encoding FAD-dependent oxidoreductase → MSELSNRICILGGGFGGLYTALRLSQLPWDHYGIPEVTLVDQRDRFLFTPLLYELLTGELQTWEIAPPFTEILADTNIQFVQGTVTDINVKTQQVQLVDQAPLNYDSLVLAMGGRTPMEMVPGAAEFAFPFHSLEDAYHLEEKLRFLEQSNPDKIRIAIVGGGYSGVELACKLRDRIEDSVSLRDNRVGNRARIRIVERGEMILKTSPDFNRETAQKALSDRQIWIDTETSVEAITKDEITLLYKGQSDVIPVDIVAWTVGTSVSELIKNLDIPHHETGKIEVEPTLQVEGHPAIFALGDLAFCRDASGKVVPATAQVAFQQSDYCAWNVWASLTGRPLLPFKYYNLGEMLVLGTDNATLTSQGVKLDGIAAYLARRLAYLSRMPTPEHQLTVGSNWITQPFSKLLSNV